Proteins encoded within one genomic window of Guyparkeria hydrothermalis:
- the rplP gene encoding 50S ribosomal protein L16 — translation MLLPKRTKFRKQFKGKNRGVANNGNKVSFGEFGLKTLERGNITSRQIEAGRRAISRHVKRGGKIWIRIFPDTPITQKPLEVRMGKGKGSVEHWVAKVQPGKMLYEIEGVSEDVAREAFERASAKLPVKTTFVTRLVM, via the coding sequence ATGCTGCTGCCAAAACGCACAAAATTCCGCAAGCAGTTCAAGGGCAAGAACCGCGGCGTTGCCAACAACGGCAACAAGGTTAGCTTTGGCGAGTTCGGCCTGAAGACGCTTGAGCGCGGAAATATTACTTCCCGTCAGATCGAGGCTGGTCGTCGCGCCATCTCTCGTCACGTGAAGCGGGGCGGTAAGATCTGGATCCGGATCTTCCCGGACACCCCGATTACCCAGAAGCCCCTGGAAGTCCGTATGGGTAAGGGTAAGGGCAGCGTCGAGCACTGGGTTGCCAAGGTGCAGCCGGGCAAGATGCTGTACGAAATCGAGGGGGTCAGCGAGGACGTTGCACGTGAAGCTTTCGAGCGTGCCTCCGCCAAGCTGCCCGTGAAGACCACGTTCGTAACACGGTTGGTGATGTGA
- the rpsC gene encoding 30S ribosomal protein S3, with product MGHKVHPVGFRLGISSDWSSRWYADNKSFSEHLEQDVRTRKYIRQRLKDASVSRVQIERPARSAAVTIHTARPGIVIGRKGEDIERLRTEIAPMLGLERSAVKVSVEEIRKPELDAQLVAESIAQQLERRVMFRRAMKRAVQTTMRLGAGGVKVNVAGRLGGAEIARTEWYREGRVPLHTLRADIDYGMAEAQTTYGIIGVKVWIFKGEVFGVPGSDDGKSAA from the coding sequence ATGGGTCACAAAGTACATCCGGTAGGCTTCCGGCTTGGGATCTCCTCCGACTGGAGCTCTCGCTGGTACGCCGATAACAAGAGTTTTTCCGAACACCTCGAGCAGGACGTGCGTACGCGCAAGTACATCCGTCAGCGTCTGAAGGATGCGTCCGTCTCGCGTGTGCAGATCGAGCGCCCGGCCCGTTCGGCCGCGGTCACCATCCACACCGCGCGTCCGGGCATCGTCATCGGCCGCAAGGGTGAGGACATCGAGCGCCTGCGCACCGAGATCGCCCCGATGCTGGGCCTGGAGCGCAGCGCGGTGAAGGTCTCCGTCGAAGAGATCCGCAAGCCGGAGCTCGACGCGCAGCTGGTCGCCGAATCGATCGCTCAGCAGCTCGAGCGCCGCGTGATGTTCCGTCGCGCCATGAAGCGCGCCGTGCAAACCACCATGCGCCTCGGCGCCGGTGGCGTGAAGGTCAACGTGGCCGGTCGCCTGGGTGGCGCCGAGATCGCGCGTACCGAGTGGTACCGCGAAGGCCGCGTGCCGCTGCACACCCTGCGTGCGGACATCGACTACGGCATGGCAGAGGCCCAGACCACCTACGGCATCATTGGTGTCAAGGTCTGGATTTTCAAAGGCGAGGTGTTCGGTGTGCCGGGCAGCGACGACGGCAAGTCGGCCGCCTGA
- the rplV gene encoding 50S ribosomal protein L22: protein MQAQALHRFARISPQKARLVADQVRGANVASALEDLQFSTKKGAAIIRKVVESAIANAENNEGADVDRLCISEIMVDEGPTLKRFRARAKGRGVRILKRTSHIKVVVSER, encoded by the coding sequence ATGCAAGCACAAGCACTACACCGGTTTGCCCGGATCTCCCCGCAGAAGGCTCGTCTGGTAGCCGACCAGGTGCGTGGCGCGAACGTCGCCTCGGCCCTGGAAGATCTCCAGTTCTCGACCAAGAAGGGTGCCGCGATCATCCGCAAGGTCGTCGAGTCGGCGATCGCCAACGCGGAGAACAACGAGGGCGCGGACGTCGATCGTCTGTGCATCTCCGAGATCATGGTCGACGAAGGCCCGACTCTGAAGCGATTCCGTGCGCGGGCGAAAGGCCGCGGTGTGCGGATCCTCAAGCGGACCAGCCACATCAAAGTCGTCGTCAGCGAGCGCTAA
- the rpsS gene encoding 30S ribosomal protein S19, with product MPRSLKKGPFVDHHLMQKVEEAAAANSRRPIKTWSRRSMILPDMIGLTIAVHNGRQHVPVLINENMVGQKLGEYAPTRTYRGHAADKKAKR from the coding sequence GTGCCACGTTCACTCAAGAAAGGTCCTTTCGTGGACCATCACCTGATGCAGAAAGTGGAAGAGGCCGCGGCCGCCAACAGCCGCCGGCCCATAAAGACCTGGTCGCGCCGCTCGATGATCCTTCCCGACATGATCGGGTTGACCATCGCGGTGCACAACGGTCGTCAGCACGTTCCGGTGCTGATCAACGAGAACATGGTTGGCCAGAAACTCGGCGAGTACGCACCCACGCGCACTTACCGTGGTCATGCCGCCGATAAGAAAGCCAAGCGTTAA
- the rplB gene encoding 50S ribosomal protein L2, with translation MAIKVAKPTSPGRRGVVETDRSGLYKGKAYAPLLEKKHGSGGRNNAGRITTRHIGGGHKHHYRKIDFKRNKDGITAQVERIEHDPNRSAHIALLKYADGERRYIVAPRGVKAGQTVVSGVEAPIKPGNALPLYSIPVGTTIHAIELKPGKGAQLARSAGGAAQLVAREGSYATIRLRSGEMRKVLTECRATVGEVSNQEHSLRQLGKAGAKRWRGVRPTVRGVVMNPVDHPHGGGEGRTSGGRHPVTPWGVPTKGYKTRTNKRTDKYIVRRRNKK, from the coding sequence ATGGCTATCAAAGTTGCAAAACCGACTTCTCCGGGTCGCCGTGGCGTCGTCGAGACCGATCGTTCCGGTCTCTACAAGGGCAAGGCCTATGCGCCGCTGCTCGAGAAGAAGCATGGTTCGGGCGGCCGTAACAACGCCGGTCGCATCACCACCCGTCACATTGGCGGTGGTCACAAGCACCACTACCGGAAGATCGACTTCAAGCGCAACAAGGACGGCATCACCGCCCAGGTTGAGCGGATCGAGCACGACCCGAACCGCTCGGCGCACATTGCGCTGCTGAAGTACGCCGACGGTGAGCGCCGCTACATCGTCGCTCCGCGCGGCGTGAAGGCGGGTCAAACCGTGGTGTCCGGTGTCGAGGCGCCGATCAAGCCGGGCAACGCCCTGCCGCTGTACTCGATCCCGGTTGGTACCACCATCCACGCGATCGAGCTCAAGCCGGGCAAGGGCGCTCAGCTGGCGCGTAGTGCCGGCGGTGCCGCTCAGCTGGTCGCTCGTGAAGGCTCCTACGCCACCATCCGCCTGCGTTCGGGCGAGATGCGCAAGGTGCTGACCGAGTGCCGCGCGACCGTAGGCGAGGTCTCCAACCAGGAGCACAGCCTGCGTCAGCTCGGCAAGGCGGGCGCGAAGCGCTGGCGCGGCGTTCGTCCGACCGTTCGCGGTGTGGTGATGAACCCGGTCGACCACCCGCACGGTGGTGGTGAGGGTCGCACCTCCGGTGGTCGTCACCCGGTCACCCCGTGGGGCGTGCCGACCAAGGGTTACAAGACGCGTACGAACAAGCGTACTGACAAGTACATCGTTCGCCGTCGTAACAAGAAATAA
- a CDS encoding 50S ribosomal protein L23 → MNSEKLYDVLRAPVVTEKTARAGEFNQYVFQVATTASKPEIKAAVEQVFEVSVKAVQVANQRGKVRRFRGMAGRRADTKKAYVTLAEGQTIDFGAAG, encoded by the coding sequence ATGAATTCGGAAAAGCTTTACGACGTGCTGCGCGCCCCGGTGGTCACCGAGAAGACCGCCCGCGCCGGCGAGTTCAATCAGTACGTGTTCCAGGTCGCCACCACGGCTTCCAAGCCGGAGATCAAGGCCGCCGTCGAGCAGGTCTTCGAGGTGAGCGTCAAGGCCGTCCAGGTTGCGAACCAGCGCGGCAAGGTGCGTCGCTTCCGTGGCATGGCGGGTCGTCGTGCTGACACCAAGAAGGCGTACGTCACGCTAGCCGAAGGGCAGACCATCGACTTCGGCGCGGCCGGCTAA
- the rplD gene encoding 50S ribosomal protein L4 codes for MDIQVKNGSALNVSDQVFGREYNEALVHQAVVAYLAGGRAGSKKQLSRAEVSGGNTKPWRQKGTGRARAGTTRGPIWRTGGVTFAARPRDFSQKMNRKAYRAAMRSIFSELLRQDRLVVVESLTVDAPKTKQVVKALNDLGLDKGKRLIVTEAMDEALLLGSRNVVELGYRTAGTLEPVSLVDADHVVITQGALKMVEEWLS; via the coding sequence ATGGATATCCAAGTAAAGAATGGTTCCGCGCTGAACGTCTCCGATCAGGTCTTCGGCCGGGAATACAACGAAGCGCTGGTGCATCAGGCCGTGGTTGCTTACCTCGCCGGCGGCCGTGCCGGCTCCAAGAAGCAGCTGAGCCGTGCCGAGGTTTCCGGTGGCAACACCAAGCCGTGGCGCCAGAAAGGCACCGGCCGCGCTCGCGCCGGTACCACTCGTGGGCCGATCTGGCGCACCGGTGGTGTCACCTTCGCCGCTCGTCCGCGCGACTTCTCGCAGAAGATGAACCGCAAGGCCTACCGCGCCGCGATGCGTTCGATCTTTTCCGAGCTGCTGCGTCAGGACCGTCTGGTCGTGGTCGAGTCGCTCACCGTCGACGCGCCGAAGACCAAGCAGGTCGTGAAGGCGCTCAATGACCTCGGTCTGGACAAGGGCAAGCGCCTGATCGTCACCGAGGCGATGGACGAGGCGCTGCTGCTGGGTTCGCGCAACGTGGTCGAGCTGGGTTACCGCACCGCCGGTACCCTCGAGCCGGTCAGCCTGGTGGACGCGGATCACGTGGTCATCACCCAGGGCGCCCTGAAGATGGTTGAGGAGTGGCTGTCATGA
- the rplC gene encoding 50S ribosomal protein L3 — protein sequence MALGVVGRKVGMTRVFDDSGVSTPVTVIEVEPNRVTQKKVQDVDGYTALQVTVGERRPNRVTKPMAGHFAKAEVAAGRAVREFRVDEDVLANYESGSEITVEIFADVPSVDVTGTSKGKGFAGTVKRHNFRTQDATHGNSLSHRVPGSIGQNQTPGRVFKGKKMAGHMGDERVSAMNLKVVRVDAEKGLLLVKGAVPGATGGDVLVRPSVKIKA from the coding sequence ATGGCTTTAGGTGTTGTCGGTCGCAAGGTCGGCATGACCCGAGTATTTGACGACTCCGGCGTATCCACGCCGGTGACCGTCATCGAGGTCGAGCCGAACCGTGTGACTCAGAAGAAGGTTCAGGATGTCGACGGTTACACCGCCCTCCAGGTGACCGTGGGCGAGCGCCGTCCCAATCGCGTGACCAAGCCGATGGCCGGGCATTTTGCCAAGGCCGAGGTTGCCGCCGGTCGCGCTGTTCGCGAGTTCCGTGTCGACGAGGACGTGCTGGCGAACTACGAGTCGGGCAGCGAGATCACTGTCGAGATCTTCGCCGACGTGCCTTCGGTTGATGTGACGGGCACCAGCAAGGGTAAAGGCTTTGCCGGTACCGTTAAGCGTCACAACTTCCGTACCCAGGATGCCACTCACGGTAACTCGCTCTCGCACCGTGTGCCGGGTTCCATCGGTCAGAACCAGACCCCGGGTCGCGTGTTCAAGGGCAAGAAGATGGCCGGTCACATGGGTGACGAGCGTGTCTCCGCGATGAACCTGAAAGTGGTCCGCGTGGATGCCGAGAAGGGTCTGCTGCTGGTGAAGGGTGCCGTTCCGGGCGCCACCGGTGGCGACGTGCTCGTTCGTCCCTCGGTCAAGATCAAAGCGTGA
- the rpsJ gene encoding 30S ribosomal protein S10, whose product MAGQTIRIRLKSFDHRLIDRSTAEIVETARRSGARIKGPIPLPTRKERYTVLTSPHVNKDARDQYEIRTHKRVLDIVDPTDKTVDLLMQLDLAAGVDVQIRLN is encoded by the coding sequence ATGGCAGGACAAACGATTCGCATCCGGCTGAAGAGCTTCGATCACCGCCTGATCGACCGTTCTACCGCGGAGATCGTCGAGACCGCGCGCCGCAGTGGCGCGCGGATCAAAGGCCCGATCCCGCTGCCGACCCGCAAGGAGCGGTACACCGTGCTGACCTCCCCGCACGTCAACAAGGACGCGCGTGACCAGTACGAGATCCGCACCCACAAGCGCGTACTCGACATCGTCGACCCGACCGACAAGACGGTTGACCTGTTGATGCAGCTTGACCTGGCCGCTGGCGTGGACGTCCAGATTCGTCTGAACTGA
- the tuf gene encoding elongation factor Tu: MSKEKFERSKPHVNVGTIGHVDHGKTTLTAAITHVMSQASGGQGMAFDQIDKAPEEKARGITISTSHVEYESEKRHYAHVDCPGHADYVKNMITGAAQMDGAILVVSAADGPMPQTREHILLSRQVGVPFIVVFLNKADMVDDPELLELVEMEVRDLLSQYDFPGDDTPIVTGSALKALEGDTSEIGSQAIIKLVEAMDDYIPEPERAIDGDFIMPVEDVFSISGRGTVVTGRVERGIVKTGEEIEIVGLKDTQKTTVTGVEMFRKLLDEGQAGDNIGVLLRGTKRDEVERGQVLCKPGTIKPHTQFEAEVYVLSKEEGGRHTPFFNGYRPQFYFRTTDVTGACELPEGTEMVMPGDNVAMTVTLIAPIAMEEGLRFAVREGGRTVGAGVVSKIIE; this comes from the coding sequence ATGTCCAAAGAAAAGTTTGAACGTTCCAAGCCGCACGTAAACGTCGGCACGATCGGTCACGTTGACCACGGCAAGACCACGCTGACCGCGGCGATCACGCACGTGATGTCGCAGGCATCCGGCGGTCAGGGCATGGCCTTCGACCAGATCGACAAGGCGCCGGAAGAGAAGGCGCGTGGCATCACGATCTCCACCTCGCACGTCGAGTACGAGTCGGAGAAGCGTCACTACGCCCACGTCGACTGCCCGGGTCACGCCGACTACGTCAAGAACATGATCACCGGTGCCGCCCAGATGGACGGCGCGATCCTGGTGGTTTCCGCCGCTGACGGCCCGATGCCGCAGACCCGTGAGCACATCCTGCTCTCGCGTCAGGTTGGCGTTCCGTTCATCGTCGTCTTCCTGAACAAGGCAGACATGGTCGACGATCCGGAGCTGCTCGAGCTGGTCGAGATGGAAGTTCGTGACCTGCTGAGCCAGTACGACTTCCCGGGCGACGACACCCCGATCGTTACCGGTTCCGCCCTGAAGGCACTGGAAGGCGACACCTCCGAAATCGGCTCCCAGGCGATCATCAAGCTGGTCGAGGCGATGGACGACTACATTCCGGAGCCGGAGCGTGCCATCGACGGCGACTTCATCATGCCGGTCGAGGACGTGTTCTCCATCTCTGGTCGCGGCACTGTCGTTACCGGTCGTGTCGAGCGCGGCATCGTCAAGACGGGCGAAGAGATCGAGATCGTTGGTCTGAAGGACACCCAGAAGACCACCGTTACCGGTGTCGAGATGTTCCGCAAGCTGCTCGACGAAGGTCAGGCTGGCGACAACATCGGCGTACTGCTGCGTGGCACCAAGCGCGACGAAGTCGAGCGTGGCCAGGTCCTGTGTAAGCCGGGCACCATCAAGCCGCACACTCAGTTCGAGGCCGAGGTCTACGTCCTGTCGAAGGAAGAGGGTGGTCGTCACACCCCGTTCTTCAACGGCTACCGTCCGCAGTTCTACTTCCGTACCACCGACGTGACTGGCGCTTGCGAGCTGCCGGAAGGCACCGAGATGGTCATGCCGGGCGACAACGTGGCGATGACCGTCACGCTGATCGCACCGATCGCGATGGAAGAAGGCCTGCGCTTTGCCGTCCGTGAAGGCGGTCGCACCGTCGGCGCTGGCGTCGTTTCCAAGATCATCGAGTAA
- the fusA gene encoding elongation factor G: protein MSRTTPLERYRNFGIMAHIDAGKTTATERILFYTGVSHKIGEVHDGAATMDWMDQEQERGITITSAATTAFWQGMDQQFQKHRLNIIDTPGHVDFTIEVERSLRVLDGAVFVLCAVGGVQPQSETVWRQANKYGVPRLAFVNKMDRQGSDFFRVMDQLKKRLGANPVPIVIPIGAEENFEGVVDLIRMKAIYWNTDDMGMTYDEREIPEELKEQAEQYREEMIEAAAESSEELMEKYLENGELSDEEIKQGIRQRTLENEIIPALCGTAFKNKGIQRLLDAVIEYLPAPTEVPDIKGELPDGTEARRKTGDDQPFAALAFKIMTDPFVGSLAFFRVYSGVVNAGDGILNSTKGNRERIGRILQMHSNSREEVKSVYAGDIAAAVGLKNVTTGETLCDPKDPIILERMEFPDPVISVAVEPKTKSDQEKMSQALGRLAQEDPSFRVRTDEESGQTIISGMGELHLEILVDRMRREFKVDANIGKPQVAYRETIRGSVEQDGKFVRQSGGRGQYGHVKLRIEPNEEGEGFEFINQIVGGVVPKEYIPAVERGVEEQMQNGVIAGYPMVDVKVTLYDGSYHEVDSNEMAFKVAGSMAFKEGAQKASPALLEPMMSVEIETPEEYMGDVIGDVNRRRGMVQGMEDTAGGSKQIKAEVPLSEMFGYATDLRSATQGRATYSMEFGRYAEAPKSVVEEVSKGAS, encoded by the coding sequence GTGTCCCGTACGACTCCGCTCGAGCGCTATCGCAACTTTGGCATCATGGCGCACATTGATGCCGGCAAAACCACGGCCACCGAGCGCATTCTGTTCTACACCGGTGTGTCCCACAAGATTGGTGAGGTGCATGACGGCGCTGCCACCATGGACTGGATGGACCAGGAACAGGAGCGCGGCATCACCATCACCTCGGCGGCGACGACTGCCTTCTGGCAGGGGATGGATCAGCAGTTCCAGAAGCACCGCCTGAACATCATCGATACCCCGGGGCACGTGGACTTCACCATCGAGGTGGAGCGTTCGCTGCGGGTTCTCGACGGGGCCGTGTTCGTTCTGTGTGCGGTCGGTGGCGTTCAGCCCCAGTCCGAGACCGTATGGCGCCAGGCCAACAAGTACGGCGTGCCGCGTCTGGCGTTCGTCAACAAGATGGACCGTCAGGGCTCCGATTTCTTCCGCGTTATGGATCAGCTCAAGAAGCGTCTGGGCGCGAACCCGGTGCCGATCGTCATCCCGATCGGTGCCGAGGAGAACTTCGAGGGCGTGGTCGACCTGATCCGCATGAAGGCGATCTACTGGAACACCGACGACATGGGCATGACCTATGACGAGCGGGAGATTCCGGAAGAGCTCAAGGAGCAGGCCGAGCAGTACCGCGAAGAGATGATCGAAGCGGCCGCCGAGTCCTCCGAAGAGCTGATGGAGAAGTACCTCGAGAACGGCGAGCTCTCCGACGAGGAGATCAAGCAGGGCATCCGTCAGCGCACGCTCGAGAACGAGATCATCCCGGCGCTCTGCGGCACCGCGTTCAAGAACAAGGGCATCCAGCGTCTGCTCGACGCGGTCATCGAATACCTGCCGGCTCCGACCGAAGTTCCGGACATCAAGGGCGAACTGCCGGACGGCACCGAAGCCCGTCGTAAGACCGGCGACGACCAGCCGTTCGCTGCCCTGGCGTTCAAGATCATGACCGATCCGTTCGTCGGTTCGCTGGCCTTCTTCCGTGTCTACTCGGGAGTGGTGAACGCCGGTGACGGCATCCTGAACTCGACCAAGGGCAACCGCGAGCGCATCGGCCGTATCCTGCAGATGCACTCCAACAGCCGTGAAGAGGTCAAGTCGGTCTACGCGGGCGACATCGCCGCCGCGGTCGGTCTGAAGAACGTCACCACTGGTGAGACGCTTTGTGATCCGAAGGATCCGATCATCCTCGAGCGGATGGAATTCCCGGACCCGGTTATCTCCGTTGCCGTCGAGCCGAAGACCAAGTCGGACCAGGAAAAGATGTCCCAGGCCCTCGGTCGTCTGGCCCAGGAGGATCCGTCCTTCCGTGTCCGCACCGACGAAGAGTCCGGCCAGACCATCATTTCCGGCATGGGCGAGCTGCACCTCGAGATCCTCGTCGACCGCATGCGTCGCGAGTTCAAGGTGGACGCGAACATCGGCAAGCCGCAGGTGGCCTACCGCGAGACGATCCGCGGATCGGTCGAGCAGGACGGCAAGTTCGTTCGCCAGTCCGGTGGTCGCGGCCAGTACGGTCACGTCAAGCTCCGCATCGAGCCGAACGAGGAAGGCGAAGGCTTCGAGTTCATCAACCAGATCGTTGGTGGCGTGGTGCCGAAGGAGTACATCCCGGCCGTCGAGCGTGGTGTCGAGGAGCAGATGCAGAACGGCGTCATCGCGGGTTACCCGATGGTCGACGTGAAGGTCACGCTGTACGACGGCTCGTACCACGAGGTCGACTCCAACGAGATGGCGTTCAAGGTCGCCGGTTCGATGGCCTTCAAGGAAGGCGCACAGAAAGCCTCTCCGGCCCTGCTCGAGCCGATGATGAGCGTCGAGATCGAGACGCCGGAAGAGTACATGGGCGACGTCATCGGTGACGTGAACCGTCGCCGCGGGATGGTCCAGGGCATGGAAGACACCGCCGGTGGTTCCAAGCAGATCAAGGCCGAGGTGCCGCTGTCCGAGATGTTCGGCTACGCCACCGACCTGCGTTCTGCAACCCAGGGCCGTGCGACGTACTCGATGGAGTTTGGCCGTTACGCCGAGGCACCGAAGAGCGTGGTCGAGGAAGTCAGCAAGGGCGCTTCCTGA
- the rpsG gene encoding 30S ribosomal protein S7, whose amino-acid sequence MPRRREVPKREILPDPKFGNVTVAKFINMIMLSGKKAVAERLLYDAMDMIESKGKGHPVDVVEKALENVAPSVEVKSRRVGGATYQVPVEVRPVRRSSLAMRWLIEAARKRGEKTMAQKMAGELSDAAEGRGSAVKKREDTHRMAEANKAFAHFRW is encoded by the coding sequence ATGCCCCGTAGAAGAGAAGTCCCCAAGCGCGAGATTCTGCCGGATCCGAAATTCGGCAACGTAACCGTCGCTAAATTCATCAACATGATCATGCTCAGCGGCAAGAAGGCCGTTGCCGAGCGTCTGCTGTACGACGCGATGGACATGATCGAGTCCAAGGGCAAGGGTCACCCGGTCGACGTCGTCGAGAAGGCGCTGGAAAACGTCGCTCCGTCGGTCGAGGTCAAGTCCCGCCGTGTTGGTGGTGCCACCTATCAGGTGCCCGTGGAAGTGCGCCCGGTGCGCCGTTCGTCGCTGGCCATGCGCTGGCTGATCGAGGCCGCCCGCAAGCGTGGTGAAAAGACCATGGCCCAGAAGATGGCCGGTGAGCTGTCGGATGCCGCCGAAGGTCGTGGTTCCGCTGTCAAGAAGCGTGAAGACACGCACCGCATGGCCGAGGCCAACAAGGCCTTCGCCCACTTCCGCTGGTAA
- the rpsL gene encoding 30S ribosomal protein S12, with amino-acid sequence MATINQLVRKPRKRAVEKTSVPALERCPQRRGVCTRVYTTTPKKPNSALRKVARVRLTSGYEVTGYIGGEGHNLQEHSVVLIRGGRVKDLPGVRYHVVRGSLDTQGVEKRRQGRSKYGAKRPKN; translated from the coding sequence ATGGCTACTATTAATCAGCTAGTGCGTAAGCCGCGCAAGCGTGCGGTCGAAAAGACCAGCGTGCCGGCGCTGGAGCGTTGCCCCCAGCGTCGCGGCGTATGCACGCGCGTTTACACCACCACCCCGAAGAAGCCGAACTCGGCCCTGCGTAAGGTTGCCCGTGTGCGCCTGACGTCCGGCTACGAGGTCACCGGCTACATCGGTGGTGAGGGTCACAACCTGCAGGAACACTCGGTCGTGCTGATCCGTGGCGGTCGTGTAAAGGACCTCCCGGGTGTGCGTTACCACGTCGTCCGCGGCAGCCTCGATACCCAGGGTGTCGAGAAGCGTCGTCAGGGTCGTTCGAAGTACGGCGCCAAGCGTCCGAAGAACTAA